The Leishmania panamensis strain MHOM/PA/94/PSC-1 chromosome 19 sequence genome contains the following window.
ACCCCCATGTCTTCTGGTGTCTTGCTTCCCTCTAATTCATCCGCAtctcttcgccctctctcccgtaCGCTCGTGCGATGAAACGCAGCCACGCAGCATACAATCGCACGCCGCGCACGTCCTTCATTCGTTTGCTCGCTTTCCACTCGTTTTCTCCTGTTTGGaggttttttttctcgttaAGTTTGCGCCCACGATTACCGCGGCGTGTCTCCACATTGGGGTgaaaagacgacgacgacacagAAGAGAGGGCGCAAACGCGCGCCTACACGGCCCTTTCGTATTGGTAGTACTTTGTTGCTCTACGCGTTTATTGACAAGTGCAGCATCATGTCTTCCAGGGTAGCTGGCTCGTACAAGAAGGCGCACACGCTAGAGGCGCGCCTGCGCGACGCGGAGAAGGTTCGCGAGCGTGCTCCCGATCGCATTCTCGTCATCTGCGAAAAGGCAGAGAACTCCCCCGTACCTGATCTGGATAAGAGTAAGTTTTTGGTACCGCCGGACGCGACCGTTGGTGGTTTCCTCGTGAGcatccgccgccgcatcacCATGGAAGCTGAGAAggcgctctttctctttgtgGGCGACAGTGTGCCGGCCAACAGCACCCTCATGAGCGACCTCTTCAACCGTTACAAGGATGAGGACGGGTTCTTGTACGTCACGTACTCTGGCGAGAACACATACGGTTGACGCTCTAGACTTAGGGTTCTAGAAGGTGCGCCGcacttccctcccttcccgcGAAACACAT
Protein-coding sequences here:
- the ATG8 gene encoding ATG8/AUT7/APG8/PAZ2, putative (TriTrypDB/GeneDB-style sysID: LpmP.19.1510); the encoded protein is MSSRVAGSYKKAHTLEARLRDAEKVRERAPDRILVICEKAENSPVPDLDKSKFLVPPDATVGGFLVSIRRRITMEAEKALFLFVGDSVPANSTLMSDLFNRYKDEDGFLYVTYSGENTYG